In Manis javanica isolate MJ-LG chromosome X, MJ_LKY, whole genome shotgun sequence, the DNA window GCGGGTGCTGACCTGGCGCGGGCAGGACCGCGTGCCCGGACACCCCACGTGCTGTCCTTGAGCCGCAAAGCCAACGGTTAGCTGATCCCTGTGGGCCTCCGTCCGTGGAACGTCGGAACATTGGACCTTCCGAACGTCGGGAAGCTGAACAGTGCGCCCGCCGCACCGTCGCCATGGGACACTACCTGGGCAGTGCCTGGGCCCGACCATCGCCCGACGCCGGGCCAAGCCGCAGCTCTGTGTCCGCTCGCGACCAATCCCCGCCGTCTCTCCTGGCTGGGCCTGCACCAGAGCCCGGAGTGGTGAGGCCCCCGACGCCCGGAGGCGCTAGCTCCGCAGGCCGCCCGGCCCCCGCGCCGCAGCGAGCCCTTCCCGGCCGGCGCAGGACTCTGGTTGGGAGCTGGTGCACGCGGAGCCACGACGCCCTGCAGGTCCCCCAGCCAGGGGACAGAGACGGCCTCTCCAATGGCCCGCCCGACAAGCGGTACCCGCGCCAGGCCAAGGACACCGAGCTGAGGGCCCGCACCCCGCGCCAGGGCAGGAAAAGGAGCCTCAGCGCACCTCCCCGCCTCGAAGGCCACCACACCAAGGGGTGGCGGCTGAGCCCGGAGCCTTCAGGTCCGCGCGGACAGATGTAGGGGTACCTGCCTGCGCGTCCAGCCCCCGGCCTCTGGGAAGCCTCTGCTCCGGGCGCTGAGGAGCCCCTGCTGACACCACGAccacctcctgccccctgcccaccctcccctccctccccaccccaggaggcATCTCCCCTTTCCTCGCCTTGCCCCTATCTGAAATAGAAACAGGAGGCAGTTCTCTGTTACACAGTTTGTCCGTGTCTTTTTTGGATAGAGTCACAGAGTGGGATCTCATCCACGCCACGGTCTCTCCCCGAGgccctgggaacgcctggggtcGATAACTGCGGTTGGCTGGCTGCCGTCCTCTGCACTGGAGGGGTGTAGCAGAATCCCTGGCCTCCCTGCTCTAGGTGCTGGTGGCATACCCCcattgtgaaaataaataatatctcCAGTCACTGCCAAATATTCCTGGGGtgccgggggcgggggcggaggaGGGAGtacctgtcaaaaaaaaaaaatatcacacCGGTGGAGAACCTCTGAGGGACAGTGCCCTCTGCTGGCAGAAACAGTCAGACTCGGGCTCCGAAAATGGGGGTTGGGGGCGAGATTTGGCGCACATCAAGATACAAAGGTGAGCACCGTGAAGTGCTGTATGCTTGCCAAAAACATTGCCCCCATTGAGAAGAATGTTCTGGGTGTGAATCATTCATGGTTTCGCCTTATAGATAAACACATcatgtaaatgtaaaaaatatgatCTGCTTATTTAACACTCTTCGGGCtgggaaacattaaaaattaatataaaatgctGTAAAGACAGAGAACGTGAGTCCCAGGCAGTACCGCGGTGTCgaaggggtggggggggggcagcAATCAGGGAGCAGCAATGGGGACTGTTCCCTGGAACAAAGCTCAGCTTGCAGAAACTCactgcgcgcgcgcgcgcgcagacAAGCACGCGTAcgaacgcacacacacacacatcagtgaGGCTGCGGGCAGCACTCTGTAGGAGCAGCGAGTTGGAGCAGCCTAAACGTCCACCAGGAGCGGACTGGATGAAGCAGACGCGGTATGTGCTGTCAAGGGAATACTAGTGCACAGATTAAAGGGAACAAATAGGCCAATAGGCTCCAGGGCTACTGGGCCGGATAATTCTGTGTGGGGGGTGGATGCTCTGTGGTGCACCTGGGACTTGGAGCATCGAACCTGGCCTCTCTCGGTCACATGCATTAGGACCACCTCCAGCAGTGACAATCAGCAGTGTCTGCAGATGCTCCCAAATATCCCCTGAAGGACACAATGACCTGCTCTTGCAAACTACTGAACTACAGCTACACGTGTGTTACAGAATGGCATATCTCAACACACACTGTCCAAGGGAAAAGATGGAGTATTATGTGCAGCACGTGCCATATGCACTAATTAGACAAGTACAAAGCGTTATCGCTCACATACGAGAGGAGGCCAGAAAACGGCTAAGAGGTCATTTGGCCACTTGGCCTGTGTTGTTCTTTCCAGCTCAAGCTTCTTTACATACTGTTCAAGCATGGATTTTATGGTATTTCCCTTCAGAGACTCAGAGAATATGCTACAAACTAAGCAAAGTCCCTCCTCCCAGAGATCTTGCTTTCTAAGGGGTCAGAGACAGAAGATACAAGGAAATAAATGTACACACTGgcagggggggggggagaagggCTTTAAGAAAAGCAGCAGGAGGGATGCGCACACCTCCCTCAACACAGCTGGGGCCCCAAATGCTTTCCTGGCCCCATCACCACGGAACTACTACGCTATCTCTTACTATGAATTCTAGttcttttttcagtgtttccatTGGGCTGCAACTCATGCTTTACTGTAATACCtcagcaaataaaatgaaaacatttcgtCTAGTTAGAAATAAACATTTCCCAAAAGATTCAGATTGTTGCTGAAAACATTAAAGCAAAGATTTTCAGTAGAGACACTTAGTGTTAGATACAAAAAGTCCTGGACTGAAACTCTAAAAAACCAAGCTTTTCTTTGAAGTTGACTAACTGCCTTTTGCTAGACTTGAAGCAAGGCATTTCAGTCTACATGAGTTACTCGAAAGGACTTGAGAGCtctgggtggcagggagggcaCTGTGGTTGCCATTTTGCTGAGGAAATGCCTTGTTACACGGGACCGTCTTGAGCTTGCAACCACTACGATTACCAGTCATCCCTACCCTCTAAATGCCATGAAACTTGCAGTGACGGATCAAACCCCAAAGCACACCACATTTACACATGCTGCCTGTGTGCTATGTGGATGGAGTCAGTATCACAGCCAGGTGAGAAACATTTAAAACTCTCTTCAAAAGTATCAAGCTCAAAAACACAAAGGCAGACCAAGGTCATGAAAATCAAAGGAAGGTGGAGAAACTGTCACACATGGGATCAGACTAAAGAGGAGTAAACTCGGGACCAAAGGGTATTAGTTTGGACAAATGGAAATCTGAAAAATTCCATAGCTTAATGATATTGAAGCAaggttaatttcttaattttgatgtaTGTGTCATGGTAATTTCACATGATAACACTAGGGAAACTGGTCAAGCGTCTAGAGCAGAGTTTCTCAACCGCAGCACTATCTACCCTGCAGGCTGGTGAACTCTTGCATGTGGGAGGCAATCTATTCTCCTCTGGCACGTAGAGCAGCATCCCTATTCTCCACACTGGATGCCAGTAGCACATCCAACTCTGAAAACCAAAAGGGCCTCCAGTCATTTCCAAACATCCTTGGGAGCAGCAAAGGGACAAAATCCCCCCAGGTTGAGGACCATCTTATGTACACAGGATCCCTCTGTATTATCTCTGCAACTACCTGCTCAATATGTTTTTTCCAGATtaaatgcacacacagacacacacacacacatatgaatacAGGGGCAAagcagttatttttaaagttgcCTGGAGAGAGCAAAGTGATCTACAAGGATAAAACAAGGCAATGGTTTAATTATAGTTCTTAGTAGCTTCACTGAGAAAGAGATAACAGATACAGATGACTTCAAAGATAAGAAAGAGCAGTATTCAAATACAAGACACTGGCATTCATCAGCATAAGTGTGGTCTTAATAATTTTGTACATCTCTCACTAATTTTGTAGAAGTcgtacatttttaatgaaatgtgatCCTTCATGGTTCAATTGGAATGTACTTGGTATATCTATGTGATAAACAATTTCAAGAGGTTTATAATAATTACCCCAATATCTTCAGATTAATTAGAGAGGTAACAAGCTGATTCTACTCTCTTGTATGCTATCATCAGGTAAAGATACATATGGGGAtaaaagatttttgcctctgtgcaAGCCTATTGTATGTTAACCCAGTGGTTCACAATCAGGGCAATTTTGCCCCCCAGAGAACATTTGGAAATAATCTGGGGGCATTTTATTACAACTGTAGGGGGCAGGGATAGCGAGTCCCATGGCATGGAATAGATTGATAGGCAGAGATGAGGGAGGCAGCTAAACATCTTGCAGCACACAGGACAGCCCCTTACCACAAAGAGTTATCCaaccccaaatgtcagtagtgctgaggccGAGGACCCCTGTCTAACCTAACGGTGCCACTTCCCTTGTGCAGGTGCTTTTAGGCAATGGACCATACGTTTCTTCCTAGTTTCCCAATACCCGAAACAGCAACTTTGGATCTAGCACATTGGAGACAATTATTTGGCACTGACACCTTGATAAATTGGCATCAGTACTTAGGTGTAAAAATAAGTGAGTCGGATGTCATATTCTGAGGCAAACCTCCGAGTTGTATGTGTAGTGGTTTTCTCGTTAAATGTTGAGGTACTGACCATCAGGTTCAGTCTCAACTGCTGCGTAGAAGCTTCTTCTTAGGGGTGCACAGTGGACTGTGAGTTCTCAACCTGGACACGTCAGTGTTAGACTGAAAGGAACAGTTCGCACTTATCTTTGTACAGTGCTGGTGCAAATGAGATTTATTTGGACTTGAGCCTTTCCTCTTCTAAAACTGTTTTCCTCTTTGGTGACCACAGCATTCTGGTATACTCTAAGGAAGGACCCCTCCTCCGCCTTATTGTCACCATCAGCCTAACTTGTCAATTTTGTTCTCCtctctctgttttcatttattactCCCATTCTTCTTATTTGGGGTTGTTTCCATTAACACAACTGGTAAGTAAGAAGAAAGGACCATTTAAAGGCTTAAATAATGTTCCTCTAAAGAATACCATTTGATAAACCTGTGGGATACTGGTGAAATGACAGATCACTCTGTTACAGAAAACCGGTCCCTGTCACCAAAGTCgaatcacaaaacaaaatgacaaggttttgagggaaggaaaggaatagTTTATTAATCGGCCagcaaatgagggagtggcaggctggTGCCTTAAAAGGCTTAAAACCACTGTCCTCCCGAAGCACAAGCAGTCAGGGCTTTTAGAGGGAAGTCGAGGGAGAGAGGCTGTGCTTTTCACAGACACAGAGAGTAGCAAATTGCAAGGATCTAAGCTGACATTCTTGAACCGATTCAATTGCTTTTTGTGTCTCTTATCGGTTCCTCCTCAGATCCGATGAAGGGttgaatccaaaatatataaagagttcacgcacctcaacaaacaaaaagcaaataatccaattaaaacatgggcagaggagctgaacagttctccaaagaagaaattcaattggccaacagacacatgaatagggcataaatctacaaagaagtaaaaagctaaccttttcaaagaatattgcttctctctcacttaccaactttacatttccctgtatggccccggaagatggctggttagccagagatgggtaagattcctcaagggaggagcaacctaagacagggaaagtcgcaggggggccatcaggtgagaaattggggatcaacagaggtgaggcttagaacctcatcccccctgttttgagagaaatcttctgcatccgtggatgttttgctgcccttgtctagctcggattaatacttagtctataggcacacacctaatcatctacatttgccctcttacagcactaaactatgttttctacctttatcttgcatctacctaccacttcagcattttattttaaaaaaataaataaataagggagaaatgtgtgattcacatataaatgaagtataaaaatcaaatgaatattcatatctgacttgattgtttatagttcatgatgcgtgatcaaaaccgaaagtttctgtgatgactgcccttgtactgttcaccatgtaagaacttattcactatgtaaaaacttgttcaccatgtaagaacttgttcgttatgcttcagaagattggacactgatgagaattaggcttggggttgattaatgattgtgcattgagtcccctatacagacttttattgttgttaacaaccatttgatcaataaatatgagagatgccctctcaaaaaaaaaaaaaagaataaggacaGGGTGTCATGTAATAAGAGGGTAGTCAGAATTTCACTAAAGAGGTGATAGCTGGGCCCCAGACCTAAAGATAATCGGAGCCAGCCTGAGCCCAGTGAGGGGAACTGACTTCTGAGGAGGGGGGGCCAGGGCGGAGGGGCTAAGGCCAGAACGCACTGCCCACATTGCAGGGCTGAATGACACACCCCGCGGGCTGGAGGCAGAGGGCGGCACAAGCGCACAGCCAAAGCCGCAGTTGGTCCTGGAAATGAAAGCTCACAGCGAGCACATCCTCCATCTGGCTTCCGCAGGGGTAGTGCTGCTCATCAGCCAGGGGTCCGCGGCACCTGCATGAGGACCACACGTGTCCCTTTGCTCACTGAAACCATGGTCGGTGCAATGACTCTTTCTGATGACTGCATTTTTCCCATACAGGAAGAACCTTAAATGAGAGCTCGTTCATCAGAACACTTAACCATCTTCCGTTTTGAGGAAAGTGTGAGCAACTACGAAGAAATCATTTCaatctgtattttcttaaaatggaggaagaggaagggagaacaAAAATGTGAGTTTATCTTTAGCTAAACAAACCCTTGGCAAAAGGTGGCTTTGTTAAGGGTACAGTGACCAAGAGGGGGGGGGATGGTCCAGGCCCTAAAGGAGGATGTAGGTGGGGGAAAGGAAACCTTCTAGAAGCTGAATTTGTGAACCCAGGGCAGAAAGTGATAGGGGCGTTATGGTCCTAAAAGAGCATTTCCCTGGGCTGTGCTTGCATGGGTGACAGAGGTGCTTCTGGGTGGTTCCTGAATGAGTGAGGAGGATTCAGTTGGAAGAGAGCATCTTAGGGGTCTGCTCATCATCTCCCATCCCCTAGATCCGCAGCAGACCCTCATGAACTGCTTTTGAAGGGTGTGAGTTCTCTTCAGATCCACAGTCTGAGGACCTCAGGGGAAGAGGTTACACGGTGGCTTTGTGCCAGGCATCTCTGAAATGGAAGCAGGGCCATTCATGGGCCTCCTAGTTTGTATTCCAATCAGATTATCCCAACACTGTACCAGTTCAAAAgtgttttctattttagttttttgagatcAAAAATTCTAGTTCCCTAAGGAAGGAGTTCGTTTCtactgagaaaaaataaataagaacctTGTGTTCCGATCTCTCCAGACGTAAGACAGTACTGGGTTATAGGAAGAAataggagaaaaagaacaaacactcTGAGTGGGAGGAACCATGGCTTCTCAACCTTGGCATTGAGTTTTGGGGCCGGTAATTCTGTTGATGTTTAGCTGCATCCCTGGCCTgtacccactagatgtcagtagcacccTTCTGCGGTTGTAATAGTGAAAAATGTCCCCACACATTACCAGTTGTCTTCCAGGGGCAGAACCGCGAATCGCCGGTCTGCTCCCAGGAGAGCTCTGTGTCTACATGACTttgccaaaaacaaacaaacaaacaagcaaggcTAAGATTTTGGATGTCCAGCTTTCAGCAGCTACCCAAGTAAAAGAAGGATCTCTGTAACAGTAAACTAGAGGCAAGGAGGCAGGGTTCTGCCTTTTACGAAACAGGTGCTCAGGTGACCCTGTCCTGCACAGGGTGGGGAGGTGCCAGGGGGGTGATCCGGTAGCAGCTGCTTTGTCACTTTCTCAACTCCCTAGACTTACTCGTAGTGGTGCACTGAGGGGCAGAGGGTCATATTAATGATTTATGTGGATTCGTTTCTTGTAGTTTTCCTGTTGGTCTTGGTTCTACCCATCGGTGGTGCTTCTAAAGGGCAGAGGACCGGAGCCGCCACTCGTGCTCATAGGGTCTGTCCGCTGTGCGTAGATGTGTCACCACTCTCTCTGTGTTACCCGGCGTCTGCTGAGGCTCATCAGAGACTTGCCACGAAGACCTGGTGCCTGACTGTTTGGTAGAAACCTCAGCACCAGTGATGTCACTAGGGCCCGGGTGGGACAGACTGTGCCAGTACGTCTACTATGTGTCGCGGCTGTTCGTGTGACAGACCGAGCATTGCTAACGCTCTACCCGGGTTGTGCGGGATGGCTGGCCATTCCTCTGAGTTTCCTTCTGGGAGAGGCGGACTCATGGCGGGAGAGGTAAGACCACGTGGTACCCCGTAGGGCAGTCATCTCCCTGGTGCCCTTCCCTCAAACATCACTTCCCTGCGGCCGGTCACTAAGAGTTTGCGTCTGTCCTTAAATGCTCAGGGGTCTCTACGTTCccccattttcctctttctcctccataGTGGGACAGTGTGGGGGAGGGATAATCATTTTCCCTCCCCCTTCTCGGTTCCTGGCTGAGGGACCCCGTAGtaaaagacagatgaacaggagGAAAACAAGAGTAACAACCCGCATGCCTCCGGTGTCCATGGGAGAGACTCAGGAAAGCTGAGGGGCTCCCTGCGTGGCCCAAGTCACCACCTTAAGTACCCTCTCCAGCTAAAGACCAAAGATGTTGGGGGTAGGTGTGCCCCTTACGGGAGGTCACCGGGAAAAGCGCAGGCAGCAAGGGGAGGTTGTTATGTTCTCCACTAATAAGAATTTCTAGAGGTTTAGAGTCCCCCTCCTCTTctggtgcagagagagagagacccttACACACGGAGATTGCCCTTACATGAGTGACTGTCTCTGacaaaagggtaacttctactCATTTGCAGATGCCTCCTGTGTCTactggttttttttaattttttaaattacatcattgatatacagtcttatgaaagtttcccataaaaacattgtggttcctaccttcacccatattatcaagtctccccccccCCCCGATGCTCCATGgaagtccctgtccatcagtgtagtaagattgtctgctgtttcttaaagATAATCAGCCTAAGATAATCATTATGCCAAGGAGGcgtattttggggtggcatacaGGGCCCCTAGACCCTGAGCATCTTACGTGTATAGGTCAAACTGGGGTGAAATTACTCCTTTTCCTCCAGATAGATGGGAATTGTAGGGGCTGAGGGCAGGccccccaagatgtgccactttgCCCTGTGGATTACGGCCAGAGAAAGCAGTGGAGGCCCAAAGAGTCAGGAAGAAGCTCTGACCTTCCCCCTAAATGCCTGAAAGGATTTAGGTGGAggatctgctccaggaagagggctctcaccacAGGAACCATGGTGTGAATCAGGATGGTAGATGGGGAGGAGGTCGGCAAGGTGTACTTGCTAAAATCCCTCTCTGCCGCACCGCTTCTGTGGAGCGCAGCAAACGTTTGTTCAGCAAACACTCCCTCCTTCTTTCATGCGCCTGTGaactgccttccttcccttttgaAGCCCGGAACCCCTGCCCCATCCTCCTCAGCTGAGGATGACATACAGATTTCATTTCCTCTGTCTTTGGAACCTCGTGTCTGTGGATTCTCTGCATATGTAAGTAAATtcaattttctcctgttaatctgtctcatgtcagtttgattcttagtccagctagaagaaccttgaagggtagaggaaaactTGCCTCCCCAGCAGTATCTTCATTTTCCAAAATCCTAGAGGGTGCCCCCATCTCAGCTGGAAGCCTGTAGTACATTGTGTATAAGGATTCCAGAAATCTCCAGAAGTGCAAGCCCTATTATAGGATGCATGCTATGCAAGCCTTTATTTCCACTAGCCAACCATTTAAAAGCTTGCAGTGCTGAGTCAAACACTGGCTTTCCAAAAATTCTTCTTCCCATCTCCTTGGTTGAAGATAATTCCTTTATCtaaatcttctttaatttgtctcgtTGTTGAAAACCAGTTTGGCAGGTGGGGCCCAGAAAATTctaaggaagggaaagaaatgccCCATCCACGCGATGCTAATCTCCATGTGTTGTACTCTTGTCACAGGATGGGGCACATGGTTGTGGTGAAATAGAAGGTGGGCTGAGCTGCTTGTTtgacaagacagcagcagactgcTCCTCTGCAGGGTGCTCCCTGACCTGCCTTTGTCCCCTGCCCTAGTCAACCCGCATAGCCTCTTAAGGGGCTAATTCCTAAAACTTCCATTCCATCCGCCTCCACAGGCTCCACAGGCAGAACTGCCCAGTGTGGAACCCAGCTGATCGCACCGTGATGATAGCCCCGTGTGCTCTGTCCTAGTGCCCCCTCTCTGGGAGAGCGTGGAACTGGCCCCGACGGGTGAGCGCCAGTCGCCCATCTACATCCGGTGGAGGGACAGCACCTACGATCCTGGCTTGAAACCGCTCACCATCTCTTATGACCCCACCACCTGCCTCCATGTCTGGAATAACGGATACTTATTCCTTGTGGAATTTGAGGATTCTGCAGATAAATCAGGTGAGAGGCAGACTGGTGGGTTTTGTCTGGTGTTAAAGGGACAGTTGGGTGTCAGCACAGACCGAATCATACTGCCTCCATGGGAGCGGGCACCTTGTTTATTAGCAGCGGCATGGGACTCACTGGCTTCCTTTATCAGTGTATGAAAGAAGTCCCTCCCACTCtatgaatgttttcatttattagtataggtagtttttttccttaataactaTGAATATCTCTGTGAATGGATTTTATTACTGATACATAAGATTGGGTGTGAACTTAAAGTTTTGcctagaatttattttatatgtatgcaCTGAATGAGTACTAATTTTCCCTGCTTGCTGACTTTACAAGATACTTATATTACATAGTAATTCTATTTAATAAGATTTAACTGATCAGATTGCAATATCTTTGAAATGGGGTAAAGGGAAAATTCATGTGTTCATGAGGTTACAGTTTTAACACCTAGTTAAGACTAATtgacatgagaaaaaaatggaaacttgTATTCTGTTATTTTGTTAATTCAACAGTGTTACCTAGTTTAAAAGAAACactattttaaaacagatttttaaattcagaaatactgcttttgaatatttttttaacccACCCATATATAAACTAATCTGAACAATTTAAAAGTTTACCTGAAACTTTTTAGTATATGTTGAAAACAGATTGTAAttctctgcagttttcttttttctgtttctttttccaaacCAAATTTGATGGTATCAAATAATCCTAATTAGTCTGAAAGAAATACTTACTATTTGAAGTAGTATATTTAATAAGTGGTTATCACCCAGTGGCAATTTTACCACCTCTTCCTCCCCAGGGACTGGGGACAACTTGGCAATATCTGTAGGCATTTTTGGTGTCACACTCTAGTGGGGGTGTGACTGGTGTCTTGTGGGTCAAGGCCAGGAATGCTGTTAAAGATGCCACAATGGACAGGACATCATTAACCAAGAGTTCCCAAACTCAAGTAACAATAGAGGTAAGATTAATTTCCTCTCATGAATATGAGGAAATGAGTCTGTGAAAGTGTTCCTGAATGAAGTGAAAAGTGTAATATAAAACGTAATTCAGAGCATTCACCCCCATATTTATTCTGGCTCTAGGATCCTCAACTATATCTTGGTTTTCACTGTGTTTTCCTTGTGATGTTCTGATACTTAGACATGGCCCTCTGGCCCAGCTGTAAATAGattgctttgttttcttccctctgacaCACTTTCTGCTGTGACTCAGGAAGTACTCAAGTCTGTCCTTAGGGCTTTGGTCTATGTCTcccatttccctctttctcttccatgGCAGGACAGGGCCCCCAAACCCTGAGCATCTTACTTACATTTCTCAAACTAAGAAGAAATTACTCCATTTCCTCCCAGATTCATTGGCAtcttcctcagtttctccaaAACCCTAGAGTGTGCTTCCATCTCACCTGGTAGGCTATGACATTACATTATATGTAAGGATTCCAGAAACCCTCAAAACAGCAAGCTGCATTCCTGTGTTCCAAATGACCATCTTACTCTATGGTGACTTCTACTTGTCTTCCATAGAGCTCTACCATTATTCCCACCAGTGCTAGACCAATGGGCAGACCCAGTCTGTAGAACACCAGCCCTTATATGTTCACTCTGGGTGCATAGGAGTTCTTTCAACTCTGAATCCCGCCCAGGTCCCTGGCAACCTTCTTTCTGCTAAGGCTTCTAAATGTTGGTCAGCCTTCTAATGACTTGACAGTCTAGGGACTGTCTGTTGGCAATGTATCATTGCTTCCTTGAGTTGGAAATCTTAGGAGGTTGTTTTATTTGGTTTCTTAACCAAGTGAGTTAATCCCAAGATCATTCAAGGCAAAaagctttctgttttatttttcagtcattttttttcttataaaccaTAGATTACAGAATTCTTATTCACCCATTTGCCTGGGCAATCTCAGATGGAAAACAAATAACTGACATCTTCCTCATACAGCTCTTTAGATACCTCCAAACACAACTGATTAAATCACTCCTTGATGTTACCTTCCCTAGGGGAATTAGTctcatattgtttttaaaaattatgcaaaaaaatttGTAGAGAGGTTGCTAATTTTCTGCTCATTTTGTCAGGAGAGACCAAAATAGATAGCCGCTTTTCATTAtgctttaataattattttcttaaagatacCATTAATCCTTAACAAATAGCTAACTtcctctatctctctctctgtttccacaTTTCAGTGACTGCCTCCTATTTCCTGCATATACTTCACTGCTATTTCCTCCATCCTTTTGTAAAATAATCAAAAGCattgaaagaggaagaaagaggaaatgaacatagaaaaataaagaaaaagtaaaagaaagcaaAGTCATCCTAGAAATGAAGAAAGGCAAGAAACAATTCTAATTCTAGAAAAAGACAGGATCTAATAAATATCAATGTTTATAAATTCCaaaaaaaatataggaaatgcTGATACCTTGTGCTTTATAAGAACTGGGGGATCAAGTGTGCAAGGAAAGGGGCTGGGGGATGGTATATGACAAAAACACATTACAGGGTGCAGCTGAAGCCATGCTTAGAGGGAAATG includes these proteins:
- the CA5B gene encoding carbonic anhydrase 5B, mitochondrial — encoded protein: MVDGEEVGKVPVCSVLVPPLWESVELAPTGERQSPIYIRWRDSTYDPGLKPLTISYDPTTCLHVWNNGYLFLVEFEDSADKSGERQTGGFCLVLKGQLGVSTDRIILPPWERAPCLLAAAWDSLASFISVLEQFWTLLFTSEGRKKKRMVDNFHPLQPLMNRTVCSSFHHDYVLNIQAKPKPSTSQVIPKWHFALIHANFLKVINWTIPNTCI